The Urocitellus parryii isolate mUroPar1 chromosome 6, mUroPar1.hap1, whole genome shotgun sequence genome includes a window with the following:
- the LOC113200686 gene encoding non-secretory ribonuclease-like: MVPKLLGSRLWFLLLLGFVRMSVSFEDPPGDLTPAQWFEIQHINMAGPKCDDAMKIVNSYIGQCKAKNTFLKATFADVVQVCGTPNVTCLTSPSTNCHKSSVQVPLTICSITKSKLSYGNCKYTGVSAREFYIVACDKRSPRDNTTYPVVPVHLDGTY; encoded by the coding sequence ATGgttccaaagctgctgggatcacgACTTTGGTTTCTGCTGCTGCTGGGATTTGTGAGAATGAGTGTCTCATTTGAAGACCCACCAGGTGATTTAACCCCTGCTCAGTGGTTTGAAATTCAACACATAAATATGGCTGGCCCCAAATGTGATGATGCAATGAAGATAGTTAACAGTTACATTGGGCAATGCAAAGCCAAAAATACTTTTCTAAAAGCAACTTTTGCTGATGTTGTTCAAGTTTGTGGAACCCCAAATGTAACCTGTCTTACAAGCCCCAGTACAAATTGTCATAAAAGTTCAGTTCAGGTGCCTTTAACCATCTGTAGCATCACAAAAAGTAAATTGAGTTATGGAAACTGCAAATACACAGGTGTATCAGCAAGGGAGTTCTACATAGTTGCTTGTGACAAGAGATCTCCACGGGACAATACCACATATCCAGTGGTTCCAGTTCACTTGGATGGGACATATTAG